In Rhizobium jaguaris, a single window of DNA contains:
- a CDS encoding zinc-dependent alcohol dehydrogenase has translation MKALVFEAPEKPAIVDVGMPDLSPNEVLVHTKAVGICHSDYELLAGRYIIPISYPVTPGHEWSGEIVEVGRNVTGFKKGDRVVGECVVRTPERLHHFGFSMSGADREFFSVNPEWLHKLPDAVDDKKAALIEPFTCGFYAVLRSGGTNASETVVVSGGGTIGLVSAAAAIGMGARVIVVDPLASRREVAKRLGADVAIDPADGGAAEKIRELTGGHGADLVIEASGHDASLAAAFDYAREEGRMSMVGINIGRKVPVVIGQIQMKNLTVRGCIGSPGVWPAAIRFLERTGIDLSPIQTHDFALTDAVNAFSFGQDPTKSIKITLLNG, from the coding sequence GTGAAAGCTCTGGTTTTCGAAGCCCCGGAAAAGCCCGCAATCGTCGATGTAGGCATGCCCGATCTGTCGCCCAACGAGGTTCTGGTTCACACCAAGGCTGTAGGCATCTGCCATTCCGACTACGAGCTGTTGGCCGGACGCTACATTATCCCGATCTCCTATCCGGTGACGCCCGGCCACGAATGGAGCGGTGAAATCGTCGAGGTTGGCCGCAATGTCACCGGCTTCAAGAAGGGCGACCGCGTCGTCGGGGAATGCGTGGTGCGCACCCCGGAGCGACTGCACCACTTCGGTTTCTCCATGAGCGGTGCGGATCGCGAATTCTTCTCTGTCAATCCGGAATGGCTTCACAAGCTGCCCGATGCCGTCGACGACAAGAAGGCTGCGCTGATCGAGCCCTTCACCTGCGGATTCTACGCGGTGCTGCGCTCAGGCGGTACGAATGCCAGCGAAACCGTCGTGGTCTCGGGAGGCGGTACGATCGGGCTGGTATCGGCTGCGGCAGCGATCGGAATGGGCGCTCGCGTCATTGTCGTCGATCCGCTTGCATCTCGCCGCGAGGTGGCGAAGCGGCTCGGAGCGGATGTCGCCATTGACCCAGCGGACGGAGGTGCTGCCGAGAAGATTCGCGAACTGACCGGGGGACATGGTGCCGATCTTGTGATCGAGGCCTCCGGCCATGACGCATCCTTGGCGGCGGCATTCGACTATGCCCGCGAAGAGGGCCGAATGTCGATGGTGGGCATCAACATCGGGCGCAAGGTGCCTGTCGTCATCGGCCAGATACAGATGAAGAACCTGACCGTGCGTGGCTGTATCGGATCTCCCGGCGTCTGGCCGGCCGCCATTCGTTTCCTGGAGCGGACGGGCATCGATCTTTCGCCAATCCAGACGCATGATTTCGCTCTGACCGACGCCGTCAACGCCTTCTCGTTTGGCCAGGATCCGACGAAAAGCATCAAGATCACGCTGCTGAATGGGTAA
- a CDS encoding SDR family oxidoreductase has product MTKHALIVGATGITGSNLAENLLAEGGWTVSGLSRSQSLIAGVKTLSCDLVDGNSVRAALTDARPSHVFITAWSRQETETRNCEVNGAIVRNVLDALRGRGVEHVALTTGTKHYLGPFESYAKTQPETPFREEQERLPGENFYYVQEDEVFAAAAREGFTWSIHRPHTLIGYAVGNAMNMAATLAVYASICRETRRPFVFPGSPEQWQAATDVTDVRLLAKHLKWAATTKAAANLAFNVVNGEVFRWKWLWPRIANYFGLEAAVYPGAPTPLEEQMAGAEPIWNEMVKKFDLQPNALSRVASFWHSDADLGRQIETFNDMGRSRKLGFLDYQDTTSSFIDAFERLRADRIIP; this is encoded by the coding sequence ATGACCAAACACGCACTTATCGTCGGCGCAACCGGGATCACCGGCAGCAACCTCGCCGAAAATCTCCTGGCCGAAGGTGGCTGGACGGTTTCGGGCCTGTCCCGATCGCAAAGTCTGATCGCAGGCGTCAAGACCTTGAGTTGCGATCTCGTCGATGGCAATTCGGTTCGCGCCGCATTGACGGATGCGAGACCAAGCCATGTGTTTATCACCGCGTGGTCGCGCCAGGAGACCGAGACGAGAAATTGCGAGGTCAACGGCGCCATCGTTCGCAACGTGCTTGACGCCTTGCGGGGGCGAGGTGTCGAGCACGTCGCCTTGACGACCGGCACCAAGCATTATCTCGGTCCGTTCGAATCCTACGCGAAGACGCAGCCAGAGACGCCATTCCGCGAGGAGCAGGAGCGTCTTCCGGGTGAGAACTTCTACTACGTACAGGAGGACGAGGTCTTTGCCGCCGCCGCAAGGGAGGGCTTTACCTGGTCGATTCATCGTCCGCATACGCTGATCGGCTATGCGGTTGGAAACGCGATGAATATGGCGGCGACGCTTGCGGTCTACGCCTCCATCTGCCGGGAAACCCGCAGGCCCTTCGTCTTCCCCGGTTCGCCGGAGCAGTGGCAGGCCGCAACGGATGTCACCGATGTCAGGCTGCTTGCGAAACACCTCAAATGGGCAGCGACAACGAAGGCGGCCGCCAACCTCGCCTTCAACGTCGTCAATGGAGAGGTGTTCCGCTGGAAGTGGCTTTGGCCGCGCATCGCGAATTATTTCGGCCTTGAGGCAGCAGTCTATCCTGGCGCGCCCACGCCGCTGGAAGAGCAGATGGCCGGCGCCGAACCGATCTGGAACGAGATGGTCAAGAAGTTTGACCTCCAGCCGAATGCGCTCTCCCGCGTGGCATCCTTCTGGCATTCGGATGCAGATCTCGGACGCCAGATCGAGACGTTCAACGACATGGGCCGCAGCCGCAAGCTCGGCTTTCTCGACTATCAGGATACGACAAGCTCGTTCATAGACGCCTTCGAACGGCTGCGAGCAGATCGGATCATACCTTAA
- a CDS encoding dioxygenase, translated as MSEQASASTSPSGFFTEENSVATVNARMGKDVDPRLAEVMACLVKHLHNFAREINLTQDEWDFGIDFLTRTGQICRHGRQEFILLSDTLGLSMLVDAINNRRPPGATENTVFGPFHVEGCPIRQMGDQICLDGKGESCLFIGRVLDLDGNPVAGAKIDVWSDNAEGYYDVQQPGIQPKWNNRGVFVTGTDGRYSFVGIKPVSYPIPDDGPVGKMLASLVRHPYRPAHMHYMVRAEGFQKLVTHTFVGGDPYLESDTVFGVKKTLVAPFTRGEGGNTLWRSDFDFVLARPGQTR; from the coding sequence ATGTCCGAGCAAGCGAGCGCGAGCACCTCGCCATCCGGCTTTTTCACCGAGGAAAACTCGGTCGCGACCGTCAATGCCCGTATGGGCAAGGATGTCGATCCACGCCTGGCCGAGGTGATGGCCTGTCTCGTCAAGCATCTCCACAACTTCGCGCGCGAGATCAACCTGACTCAGGACGAATGGGACTTCGGCATCGATTTTCTGACACGGACGGGGCAGATCTGCAGGCATGGGCGACAGGAGTTCATTCTTCTGTCCGACACGCTCGGCCTGTCGATGCTGGTCGACGCCATCAACAACAGACGTCCACCGGGTGCCACGGAGAATACGGTCTTCGGCCCGTTTCATGTCGAGGGCTGCCCCATACGCCAGATGGGTGATCAGATCTGTCTGGATGGCAAGGGTGAAAGCTGTCTCTTCATCGGTCGGGTGCTCGATCTTGATGGCAATCCGGTTGCGGGAGCCAAGATCGACGTATGGTCCGACAATGCGGAAGGTTATTATGACGTCCAGCAGCCGGGTATCCAGCCGAAATGGAACAATAGGGGTGTCTTCGTGACAGGCACCGACGGGCGCTACAGCTTCGTCGGCATAAAGCCAGTATCATATCCAATCCCGGACGACGGGCCGGTCGGGAAAATGCTCGCAAGCCTCGTCCGCCACCCATATCGGCCGGCGCACATGCACTACATGGTGCGCGCAGAAGGATTTCAGAAGCTGGTGACGCACACCTTCGTTGGCGGCGACCCTTATCTGGAATCGGACACCGTGTTTGGTGTCAAGAAGACACTAGTCGCGCCGTTCACGCGGGGAGAGGGTGGCAACACGCTCTGGCGCTCGGACTTTGACTTCGTGCTCGCACGGCCCGGTCAGACAAGATAG